From Oreochromis niloticus isolate F11D_XX linkage group LG14, O_niloticus_UMD_NMBU, whole genome shotgun sequence, one genomic window encodes:
- the znf296 gene encoding zinc finger protein 296 codes for MPPLALRSLRGEKRELERCLHCALRVRAEATRHSLISSSPRLGLRTVTRSRRSRTGSGSVWDPERCQTLDAMSRRKLGSRPQHLSAIQDVTDMPDDTGSSGDHHPPLPPPLPPNLPPPQVRAPDQGRDLLTCGQCCQAFPLAHILAFIQHKQGGCTSRNLASNAAPPSPAGRARQHVASAELGPGFIELRRGAAREPVWGEEPSVKVKAEHSKAVKEEPPYFICQQCEAVFQSAWLLLQHAQHMHSFSIYQDDEGDAAVMEGGGSRDLKDQKTAAAILDPRHLTQALASAFQPSVPRFVRSRQSHGPLSSSSPASSSSSSRNMQTLNFSVRLRELAEVNNNTTSGSPGGLVLSPSSSPPAASPFPQTGALQADFHCELCDQNFQSLRALSAHRRTHACERPYHCGVCGQAFAQSGQLARHIRSHHREAGGGGSGYESVEMVEEEGGRQGPRGRLQIQPAGITGKGDLMAHVPSELDLTFPKHPSLASGLVLLPSQLRPPERELLRLYQTTREGGEEETEVHAEAPHTSPCASPSEGSLESGETGGSGESGIASGNCTPKRPEVGDKVRGVGEWENERTKEIIEKEWSSAKVSEAVQEWQRDNERRTVTGSVSTAGSGGASAGAPGKKKKDEACEFCGKQFRNSSNLTVHRRSHTGERPYRCGLCNYACAQSSKLTRHMKTHGAQGAKASFLCQLCAVPFTVYATLEKHLKKVHGLSHASVGAYAQASAADTLAAIKAGEKAAAVVKMEEDEAGLDQTEMENRMQSSMSSTMEVEERQSQEYMESSRSPAIANDLPPESSVEAPLALTPAP; via the exons ATGCCCCCTCTTGCCCTCCGCTCGCTGCGGGGAGAGAAGCGTGAACTTGAACGCTGCCTTCACTGCGCACTGCGAGTCCGGGCAGAGGCCACACGCCACAGTCTCATCAGCTCGTCCCCGCGGCTCGGGCTTCGGACGGTAACTCGGAGCAGGAGAAGCCGGACGGGGTCCGGTTCGGTTTGGGACCCAGAAAGGTGCCAGACGCTCGACGCGATGTCCAGGCGCAAACTTGGAAGCAGACCGCAGCACCTGAGTGCGATTCAAG ATGTCACCGATATGCCTGATGACACCGGCTCATCAGGCGACCATCACCCACCCCTTCCTCCCCCTCTTCCCCCAAATCTTCCTCCTCCGCAGGTCCGGGCTCCTGACCAGGGTCGCGACCTTCTAACCTGCGGCCAGTGCTGTCAGGCATTCCCCCTCGCCCACATCCTGGCCTTCATTCAGCACAAACAGGgtggctgcacctcccgaaatCTCGCCTCCAACGCTGCGCCACCCTCGCCCGCCGGCCGAGCGCGACAGCATGTCGCCAGTGCCGAGCTGGGCCCCGGCTTCATCGAGCTCAGGAGAGGGGCAGCCAGGGAGCCAGTCTGGGGGGAGGAACCCAGCGTGAAGGTGAAGGCGGAGCACAGCAAAGCAG TGAAAGAGGAGCCCCCGTATTTCATCTGCCAGCAGTGTGAGGCCGTCTTTCAGTCCGCATGGTTGCTCTTGCAGCACGCTCAGCACATGCACTCCTTCAGCATCTACCAGGATGATGAGGGCGACGCTGCAGTCATGGAAGGTGGAGGAAGTAGAGATCTTAAAGACCAAAAAACTGCTGCAGCCATTTTGGACCCACGCCACCTGACCCAAGCTCTCGCTTCAGCCTTCCAACCCTCCGTCCCACGTTTTGTCCGTTCCCGTCAGTCCCACGGGCCCCTCTCCTCCTCGTCacccgcctcctcctcttcctcctccaggaACATGCAGACTCTGAACTTTTCCGTGCGGCTCAGGGAGCTTGCTGAGGTGAATAACAACACAACAAGTGGCTCCCCCGGAGGCCTGGTGCTGTCGCCCTCCTCTTCTCCCCCGGCAGCTTCTCCCTTTCCTCAGACAGGCGCCCTCCAGGCCGACTTCCACTGTGAGCTGTGTGACCAGAACTTCCAGTCACTCCGCGCCCTCTCCGCCCACCGACGGACTCACGCCTGCGAGCGGCCTTATCACTGTGGGGTGTGCGGCCAGGCGTTCGCCCAGAGTGGCCAGCTGGCTCGTCACATAAGGAGTCATCACCGGGAGGCCGGAGGTGGAGGAAGTGGATATGAGTCTGTGGAGATGGTCgaggaggaaggagggaggCAGGGGCCGAGAGGGAGGCTTCAGATTCAGCCAGCGGGAATCACGGGGAAGGGAGATCTGATGGCCCACGTCCCCTCTGAGCTGGACTTGACCTTCCCCAAACACCCATCCTTAGCTTCAGGTCTAGTGCTGCTGCCCTCCCAGCTCAGACCACCAGAGAGGGAGCTGCTGAGGCTCTACCAAACCACCAGAGAGGGAGgtgaggaggagacagaggtgcaTGCGGAGGCTCCACACACCTCGCCCTGCGCCAGCCCCTCTGAAGGCTCGCTGGAGAGCGGAGAGACGGGCGGCAGCGGCGAGAGCGGCATCGCCAGCGGAAACTGCACTCCAAAACGTCCCGAGGTGGGCGACAAGGTGCGAGGTGTGGGAGAGTGGGAGAACGAAAGAACGAAAGAGATCATCGAGAAAGAGTGGAGCTCGGCCAAAGTCAGCGAGGCAGTGCAAGAGTGGCAGAGGGACAATGAGCGGAGGACCGTGACGGGAAGCGTGAGCACAGCAGGCAGCGGTGGCGCATCTGCTGGAGCGccggggaagaagaagaaggacgAGGCCTGCGAGTTCTGCGGCAAACAGTTCAGGAACAGCAGCAACCTGACCGTGCACCGCCGCAGCCACACCGGAGAGCGGCCCTACCGCTGCGGCCTGTGCAACTACGCCTGCGCACAGAGCTCAAAGCTGACTCGCCACATGAAGACCCACGGAGCCCAGGGCGCAAAGGCGTCCTTCTTGTGCCAGCTGTGCGCGGTGCCCTTCACCGTCTACGCAACTCTGGAGAAACACCTGAAGAAGGTTCACGGCCTGAGTCACGCCAGCGTCGGAGCGTATGCGCAGGCCAGTGCCGCAGATACTCTGGCTGCGATAAAAGCAGGGGAAAAAGCAGCAGCGGTGGTGAAAATGGAGGAGGACGAAGCCGGTTTGGATCAGACAGAGATGGAGAACAGAATGCAGAGTAGCATGTCCAGCACCATGGAGGTGGAGGAAAGGCAAAGCCAAGAGTACATGGAGAGCAGCAGGAGTCCAGCCATAGCGAACGACCTCCCACCTGAGAGCAGCGTGGAGGCCCCTTTAGCTTTGACTCCTGCACCCTGA